Genomic window (Rhodohalobacter sp. SW132):
CATCGCAATACGAAAGCCTCACATCATAAATAGATTCAGGAATGGAAGATTATGCCTCCCATATTTTCTGCCTTTCTAAAGCCATTTCATATAGTAACATATCGATCTCTAAATGTTGAAGCCATTCATCCGATTTCCCTACATGTTATCAAAACGTATAGTCAAACTTCAGCATCACTGCACGACTTTCTGATGCCGGTAGTCTGGGCGTTAATCTATCCCGGTCGGCATTGAGTGTTTCATTGTACACCAGGTAGAAGTTGTTGCCATCTTTCGGATTATACCTGAAGCGGGAGTTGATGACCCCGATATCGTTTGCACTATTGAACTGAACAAATGAGGAAAATGTGAGGCTGGTGCTGAATGTAAACTCAGTCCTGAACCGTGCTACATGAGCAGTAAGATCCTGGTTCCGTTCACTAAACTCTATCCTGTTAAACTGGTAGAACAGATTCAGGTTTACGATTCTCGCTGGATCCCAGGTCGGTGTAACACTTGCCGTGAAGCGTGTTCCATCAAAAAATCCGCCGCCCCCGGCTCTGAAAATTGCCCTTAATGATTCTCCCCTTGGTGTGTGATAACTTAATGATGTCTCCGGAAAAGTGTATCGACCTGCGGGTATCTCCACATCATTCGCCAGTTGAAATGCCTGGGGGATATCCTCGGTAATGTACGTAAACTCAGCGTTGGCAAAGTCTCCCCGTTTCCAGGTTATTTCAACAGAAGGTCCGAATTCTGAAGTTTCAAGGCTTCTATCTTCGTTACTCAGATAGAGTGAGCCATTCATGGAGGCCTGAATCCTCTGTAGGGAAGAGTCATCCCCCAATGTCCATCCCCAGGAAATTCTTTCGCCAAAACGCATGTAATTTCTCCGCAGTTGAAATCCCATGGCCGGTTCATATAGTTCTCCGGAATAATTATAATTGAAGTTATAATTGAAGCCGTCAAAACTTCGCCGCTCCCAGTCTGCCTGCAGCCGCATGGATTGAAAACTGATTACGGATGCACCGGGATCACTGTCGGTTGTCTGTGCAAGATTAATATTCAGAAAATCATCACCCCAGAGGTTAAAAATTCCGTCGAGCCCATAACTCAGGTTATAGTTTCCGTTTTCATCAATACGGCTTGTAAGCATACCACCTGCGTACGATTGAGGATTAAAAAGCTGCCTCCTGACGCGGACTACACTGTGGTTTTCTGACAACAACCCCTGGTCATGTGCTGTCTGCATCGACAACAAGCCTATATCCCATCCGCCTGTACGGCTAATTGTACGCGCACCTCCCAAAATTCGTACCGGCTGTCCCTCGTGTAGGCCAATCCTGCGGCTGTGGAAAAGCCGGTCAGACCCGCCAAATGTAAAATCAAAAACTGCTGCGCGTTCCAGGAAGAACTGCCGCCGTTCGGGGAAGAACAGAGAGAAGCGAGTCAAATTCACCTGCTGATCGTCGGCCTCGACTTGGGCAAAATCGGTATTCAATGTCAGATCGAGTGTGGTATTATCGGTTATTCCTATTTTCAGATCCAGTCCGGCTTCATAGGTCAGCTCCCTATCGTGCCGGTAGCCATCGTCCCCTTCGGGTAATGTAGCTTGCCGCTGTATGCCTCCAAGAAGATAGGGCGTAATAAAGACAGGAGTATGGCTTTCAACATTATTTAAAACGATATTTTGGGTTTGAGAAGGTTTAACAAAACTCCATAATCCCCAATTTGGTGGTACTTCCGGAAAGATCTCTAAAGTTACATTATGAGCTGAGTACCGGTACGCAATCAATCCCATTTCCACACGCCCCTCTTCACTTTCAAACCGCAGGCTGCTGAACGGGATACGCATCTCTGCTGTCCAGCCGTAATCGGTGATCACTGCTTCAGCTTCCCAGATCGTATCCCAGAAAATATTGAGATTGCCATCCAGGGCATCATTGCTAATGGCACCATCCATTCTCGACCCGCTTGGAGTTACATTAAACATGAGCCCGTTTTCATTATCGTTAAAGGTATCTAAAATAATTGCCAACCCATCCATAGCCATGTTCGCCTGGTTTCTTTTATAAGTCGGTGCACTGATATTCTCCGGGTCACCATAACACCTGCAGCTTACATAGAGATAATCTTCATCGTGAGCGATTCTAATTTGGGTTTGATCCAAATCGACAGATTCACCAAACGAAGGCCAGTGAGTGACCAAAGGGAGCGGTTCGATGGCTTTCCAGGCGGGTTCGTCAACGTTGCCGTCGAGAGTAATGGGCCCGTTCAATTTCGGTATCTCATAGATATCAAATGTTTGGGCACTGAGGAGACTGGGCATAAATAAAAGCAGAAACACAGATCCGATTAAGATCTGATTGCATCTGTATAGAATTGTGAATTTATACATTCCAATTTCTCTTCATTTGATCTTATAGATTCTTAAACGCAATCTCTATCTCGCGGTTAGATCTCTTTCTGATCTGCAGTTATGAATCTTTCCGAAGCCAAAATTATTAACAATATCACTCCTTCATTTCCCATTTACGCTTCCATTTTTAAAGCTAAAACAAGTCTGATGCTTTATTTTATATGCGTAAATTAATATTGAAAGGGGACAAATAAATAATATGCAAAGAGATACTTCTTGCATGAACACTCACAGTCTTTTTGAGTGTCAATCAGAAATCGTTAAAATGAATTGTTTTGGATTTTTTTTAGTTTTTCAAATTCAAAAAAAGTTTAAAAGGATATATTATTGTTTCAAAATAAACAGTAGTGGACTTTGCAAAGCCCATAATAAACCTGTTATTGGATTTTAAATTCGGAGTTTATAAAAAACGGGTGTATCTGGTGTTATAAATCAACTCATTGACCTCTAAACCAAGATTTCTCCTTGATTTACTTCAATTTTTTGGCTTTTATTTATAGTAAGGCTTATTGGTAATTTAGGTTATATGTTGAATCAATTTTAGGTATAAAATCTTTCTTTCAGTTCATAAAACCGATTCAGAAATAAATATCATCAGCATATAGAGATCGTTCAACTTTTTGGGGGTTCAAAGATGAAAAGATCCAACAGATCGATTACTCGGATGCTTAAGGGGATAAGTGAGGGAGCAGATCATATCTACGATGAATTATTTCCTATTGTATATGAGAATCTGAGATATATTGCCAACAGACAACTTAATAAGGAATTTGACAACGTAACACTTTCCAAAACTTCACTGGTTCACGAAGTTTACCTAAAGCTGAATGATCAGAATGAAATTGACTTTCAGAACAGGTCTCACTTCTTTGCCATTGCATCAAGATGTATGCGCCAAATACTGATTGATCACGCAAGAAAAAAGTCTGCAAAAAAGCGTGGTGGCGATAAAAAAGATATCACTTACCTGGATGGCCTGATGAAAATTGAACATAGCGCA
Coding sequences:
- a CDS encoding sigma-70 family RNA polymerase sigma factor, with the protein product MKRSNRSITRMLKGISEGADHIYDELFPIVYENLRYIANRQLNKEFDNVTLSKTSLVHEVYLKLNDQNEIDFQNRSHFFAIASRCMRQILIDHARKKSAKKRGGDKKDITYLDGLMKIEHSAEQLIDLDSALNRLKDLNPRLVKVVECRYFGEMTIYDTANALGISERTVKRDWKKAKGWLYNELKNRFETKQGNKENVSLEQN
- a CDS encoding carbohydrate binding family 9 domain-containing protein is translated as MPSLLSAQTFDIYEIPKLNGPITLDGNVDEPAWKAIEPLPLVTHWPSFGESVDLDQTQIRIAHDEDYLYVSCRCYGDPENISAPTYKRNQANMAMDGLAIILDTFNDNENGLMFNVTPSGSRMDGAISNDALDGNLNIFWDTIWEAEAVITDYGWTAEMRIPFSSLRFESEEGRVEMGLIAYRYSAHNVTLEIFPEVPPNWGLWSFVKPSQTQNIVLNNVESHTPVFITPYLLGGIQRQATLPEGDDGYRHDRELTYEAGLDLKIGITDNTTLDLTLNTDFAQVEADDQQVNLTRFSLFFPERRQFFLERAAVFDFTFGGSDRLFHSRRIGLHEGQPVRILGGARTISRTGGWDIGLLSMQTAHDQGLLSENHSVVRVRRQLFNPQSYAGGMLTSRIDENGNYNLSYGLDGIFNLWGDDFLNINLAQTTDSDPGASVISFQSMRLQADWERRSFDGFNYNFNYNYSGELYEPAMGFQLRRNYMRFGERISWGWTLGDDSSLQRIQASMNGSLYLSNEDRSLETSEFGPSVEITWKRGDFANAEFTYITEDIPQAFQLANDVEIPAGRYTFPETSLSYHTPRGESLRAIFRAGGGGFFDGTRFTASVTPTWDPARIVNLNLFYQFNRIEFSERNQDLTAHVARFRTEFTFSTSLTFSSFVQFNSANDIGVINSRFRYNPKDGNNFYLVYNETLNADRDRLTPRLPASESRAVMLKFDYTF